The genome window ATCGGGCAGGTACTCTCCGGGGCCTTCCATGGCGGTCCTCCTGTGAAAACACCCTGTTCTCACAGAAATCGTCGGCAATCCGGCCCGCGGAGCAAGAGGAAAACCCGGCGTTTATGCTACAGAGTCTGATTATTGCGCTGAACCTTTTTGACATCGTCCTCGGCAAGGAGGCGATGTGCGCCGAGTTTCTGCGTCGTGGGTATCCGACCCTGAACCGGCACCATGCCCGTGTCTTGTTCTATGGCAGGACGCGAGCGACGTTCCCGGGGACCGCCGCCGACCCAAGACTCGTCGCCGCATCATACGAAAAGGCTGGTAGGATGGGGGGTGGGTCTGGGCCGGTCTGCGACAGTTGTCAGGCTCGTTGTCGGGCGGGTCGCGCCGGCACACCCCATGCAGATCGGACGACGGCCTAAACCGCCGAAAGCCCGCGTATTTCAACCGCCGCCGACATGAGGAGTATACCGCGACATGCCATCTGGGACATGCCCGATAGACCGTAGGGCCTGCCCGGGCTGCAGATGATCCCGCGTTCAACCCGACACCGGCAGGGGGATGAGTTCAGGGGTGCATCGCAAGCTTTACCATGAGCTGCAAGAACGGCGCTCGGGTCGGCGGAGGCAAGGCGGGCTTACCGGAAAAGGAGTTTAATGTGCGCTGGCCCTGGACCAGTCACCGAGGCGATCCTGCAGCGCGGCCACAACGGGCTTGGCATTCTCCGCCGCCGCGAGAGCAGCCCGCCGCTCGGCAAAGCAGGTACGCAACCGGTGGATGATGCGGCCGGCGGGTGGACGTGCTGCGGAACTGGCCGGCGAGAGGTAAATCGACCCGTGGGCGAGGAAAGTCCGAAGGCCAGCCGGGAGGCTTTATTTCATAGACCCCGACGTCCTGTCCCGCTGTTTGCATTCGGTTCGCCTAAACAGGCGCCTGTCCCGTGCCTGTCAGTTGGCAGGTTTGGCGACAGGGTTGGTAGACGGCTGCGACTCAGCGGCGGCCTGTTCCGACTTTTCCCATTGGAAGGGTTGCCAGTCCAGGTCCTTGCTGGACCCCATCTCGAAAAACCAGATGCTGGTGGAGTCCTGGGCCACGGGGAAGCCCGGCCCGCGGAAATCCACTGCGAACCGCTTTCCATCGGGAGACCAGGCTGGGGCTCCATACGGGCCGTGAGCAACCGGTGCGACGCGGCTATTTCGGAGATCCAGCAGCCACAAGCCGGAGCGTCCGAAGCCGTCGCCGACGGCGAGATAATCATCGTGAGGCGACCAGGCCGGAATCGCAAAGATCTCATCCGGGAATGTCCACTTGCTCAGGAGGTTGCCCGATTCGAGATCGAGTATGGCGACGACGCTCGTATGCAGCTGATTGATAGCTAGGCGCGGCGAGGAGCGGGACAGGTCGGGCATGGCCCAGGACCCGCCGAGCGAGAGAACCTCACGTTCTGCGGCATCCTCGCCGTCCACTTTGGCAGCGTAAAGCGTGTCTTGACGGACAAAGAAGACCTCGCTGCCGTCGCGCGACCAACTGGGCCAGTCGCCGGGAGCAATCTGACGATCGACTTTGCCGCTTGGATCCACAATTCTGATGATCGGCGGGCCGGCGTTAAAGGGTTCCTGGTGAACGTAGGCGATCCAGTCGCCCCTGGGCGACCAGGAGGGGTCCTTGCCGTTGCGCGTAATGGGGGTCAGCTTTCCCGTCGGAATATCGAGGACCGCGATTCCGCTGCCCACGGGCAGGCCCACGATCATGCGGTCAGGATTGGGCGACCACGACGGCTTCCAGGCTCCACCGAGCAAGTGCCGAAGAGGATTGGCCTTTGGGGCCGTCTCCGGATTTTGCCCGGAGGCAGGCTTGGCGAACTCGCTGATGTCCCACAGGCCATCGAGTTTCCTGGCCAGAGACTTGGTCCTCTCGTCCTCTGACCCGAACAGGCTCGCGGCTTCTTCCCACGCGGCTTCCAGGTCCGCTTCTGCATGTTCGTAGTCGCCGAGTATGACCCTGACATCAACTCGATCGTTCAGGAATTCGATCCATCGAGCGCGGCCGTCCGGTTCATCCTTGCGACAGAATGCAGCGGCCCCATCGATCAGCAGCGTCTGGAGGTCCCTTCCACCCTCCTGGCCAAGTCCTTCGTAGCGAACAGCCGCCAGCACCCTCGCGGCAAGTTCCTTTCCGAGCGGCTGCAGGTCGGCCAGCTTCTGGAGGCTGGAACGGATGACTTCGCGAGCGCCCACCTCATCAGCGAGTCGAAGATGTTTCTGAGCTTCGCGGCAGGTATCGCGCAGGTACTGCCGAATGAACTCCTCATCGACCGGCCGGCCCGCAAACACGGCCAAAGCCTGCGTCCGATTGCCTGTCCCGAGGTACGGGATGCACTCCAGGCAAAGCCGGTGATCTGGACCGAGCAACTCTCTGCGGATGCGGAAAGCCTCGGTGATGAACTTGCGGTGTTCATCAGAGAAAGGATCGCAGAGGCCCAGCTCAAAGAGCGTGTCGGCATACTCAAGACTCGATCGGTCACGCCGCTCCCGGAATGCGAGGACCTTGCGGAGATGCAATTCGGCCTCGTCGGCGAGGCCCAGGTGGCGGTAGGTAACTCCGATCACGTGCCGTAGGGCGGCCTGCGTTTGCGGGGCACTGAATTGGGTTGTGTCGAGGCGTCGGGTCGCCTGTTCGAGAACATCGCGCACGCGCAGGTCCGCGCCCTTTCGCTTGCGCGGGTCGGCCGAAGCCAGCATGTTCTGGAGAAAGGACTGTACTTCCACGAGTTTCTCGTTCTCAGCCGAGGCAACCGCCCAGGCGCGGTCGGCCCTCGCGTAAAGACTCCAGGCCACCAGCGAGGAGCCGGCCAGCAGCAGGACGAAACCCGCGGCGACGACCGCCGGGATGTAGTAGCGCCTCAAGTGTTTCTTAAGCACATACCAGCCGCTGTCCCGCTTGGCCTCGATAGGATCGCCGGCCAGGTAATGCCCGATGTCGCGGGCGAGTTCGCCGGCCGTCTGGTAGCGTCGGTCTCGGTCCTTGCTCAGGCACTTGAGCACGATGGTCTCGACCTCGTCGTCGATCTCGCGCCGGACAGCGCGAGGGCGGACTGGCTCGCCGGTCATGATCCGGTCGAGCACGGCGCGCATGTTGCCGACCACGTCGTAGGGGAACTTGCCCGTCAGCATCTGGTACAGGATCACGCCCAGCGAGTAGACGTCGGTGCGGGTATCGATCCTGCCGGGGATCCCTTCAGCCTGCTCAGGCGAGGACCACGGCAGGCTGCCCATGAACTGCCCGGTCGCCGTCATCAGCGAGACCTCGTCCCCGATCGCCACTTTGGCCAGGCCGAAGTCCAGGATGTGCGGCTCGCCCTCCGCATCGATCTGGATGTTGCCCGGCTTCAAGTCCCGGTGAATAATGCCGCGCAGGTGAGCGGCGTTGACCGCCCCGCAGATCTTGGCGAACAGCCTGAGCGTTTCCTGGACCGACCGTTGCTTGGCGGCCATCCAGAGATCCAGCGGCTGGCCGGTGATGTAGTCCATGACGAAGAAGAAAGTACCGCTCACGCTGCCGCTGTCGTGGATGGCGACGATGTTGGGGTGGTTGAGCTGGCCGAGGACCTCCACCTCGCGCTCGAAGCGGGCCCTGTCCTTGTGGCTGGCGAAAGGCCCTTCCTTCATGACCTTGATGGCCACCTTGCGCTTGGTGGCTTTCTGGACGGCCTGGTAGACCACGCCTTGGCCGCCGCGGTGGATCTCCCGCGTGATCTCATAGCCGGCGATGTGCTCTGCGAAGGCATACGGTGGGCTCGCGTCGCTAGAGCCCGGCGAAAGTTCTGCCGGCGGACACACCTCCTGCTCGAACGCGGCGTCGATCAGCCGCCGCTCGGACGATGCTCCCGCTGGCGGCTCGTTGAGTGGTTCATTGGACACGGTTGCACCCGGCGCGCATGGGCCCTGCGTGTAGTGTCCGCAGTTTCTCATGTACTGAGCATGTCGATTGTGCGGTCCTCAATTCATGTCGTGCCGAATCACCGCCATGCCGCGATGGTCCCGACACCGAACTGGTCTCAGGCGCTGTGCCCGTGGCCGGCCGCGGTGCCGGCGGCATGGCGGCCGGTCGTGTACTCGGCTGCGTAGTCGATCGGGCATTGATCTCGGCCGAGGAGGACCTGAGTACGAGGTTGAGCGCCTGGTGGCGGAGGACCTCGTCCATCGATTTGTCTTCCTGGATTGCGGCTGCGACCTTGGCCCAGTCGCCGAGGCGATCGTGCAGTCCGGTCACAATGGGCTTGGCTTTCTCCGCCGCCGCGAGTGCGGCCTGCCGCTCGGCGTAACGCTGAGCATACGGAACGCTGTCCCAGATCCTCACCGTTGGATCATGGCTTGTTGTCGTGACGATCTGCTTTCCGTCCGGACTGAAGTCAACGGACCCTATTCTCCCGGCAGGCCCCCGGAGGGTGATCAACTCGGCTCCCGTGACCGTATCCCACACCCTGAGCCGGTTGTCTTCGCACCGTGCAGCGATTCGCTTACCGTCGGGGCTAACGACAATCCTCCAACTCCATTCTGTGTGGGAATAGCCTTGCCGTTGGGC of Phycisphaerae bacterium contains these proteins:
- a CDS encoding protein kinase gives rise to the protein MSNEPLNEPPAGASSERRLIDAAFEQEVCPPAELSPGSSDASPPYAFAEHIAGYEITREIHRGGQGVVYQAVQKATKRKVAIKVMKEGPFASHKDRARFEREVEVLGQLNHPNIVAIHDSGSVSGTFFFVMDYITGQPLDLWMAAKQRSVQETLRLFAKICGAVNAAHLRGIIHRDLKPGNIQIDAEGEPHILDFGLAKVAIGDEVSLMTATGQFMGSLPWSSPEQAEGIPGRIDTRTDVYSLGVILYQMLTGKFPYDVVGNMRAVLDRIMTGEPVRPRAVRREIDDEVETIVLKCLSKDRDRRYQTAGELARDIGHYLAGDPIEAKRDSGWYVLKKHLRRYYIPAVVAAGFVLLLAGSSLVAWSLYARADRAWAVASAENEKLVEVQSFLQNMLASADPRKRKGADLRVRDVLEQATRRLDTTQFSAPQTQAALRHVIGVTYRHLGLADEAELHLRKVLAFRERRDRSSLEYADTLFELGLCDPFSDEHRKFITEAFRIRRELLGPDHRLCLECIPYLGTGNRTQALAVFAGRPVDEEFIRQYLRDTCREAQKHLRLADEVGAREVIRSSLQKLADLQPLGKELAARVLAAVRYEGLGQEGGRDLQTLLIDGAAAFCRKDEPDGRARWIEFLNDRVDVRVILGDYEHAEADLEAAWEEAASLFGSEDERTKSLARKLDGLWDISEFAKPASGQNPETAPKANPLRHLLGGAWKPSWSPNPDRMIVGLPVGSGIAVLDIPTGKLTPITRNGKDPSWSPRGDWIAYVHQEPFNAGPPIIRIVDPSGKVDRQIAPGDWPSWSRDGSEVFFVRQDTLYAAKVDGEDAAEREVLSLGGSWAMPDLSRSSPRLAINQLHTSVVAILDLESGNLLSKWTFPDEIFAIPAWSPHDDYLAVGDGFGRSGLWLLDLRNSRVAPVAHGPYGAPAWSPDGKRFAVDFRGPGFPVAQDSTSIWFFEMGSSKDLDWQPFQWEKSEQAAAESQPSTNPVAKPAN